Proteins encoded in a region of the Mycolicibacterium chitae genome:
- a CDS encoding MspA family porin: MILGRRFAAGVAGLLLVLSAPPAGADPEPVTEPGVEVAAVAAPLDPADPAAAPVDPAVAVDPGELPPGEAPPVDEAVVVSAPPATSEAPDGWTLTVGATDEVLRPIAPLTTALSSRSYEVAGVFNGAVSGPGDDGEVPEGVLEVGYHVGCGIDMSTSNGVTLTGSVGMTPSVGLLGIDAAGVIADGIAPVLSTPISGGIAIGLKPGIIHIVPVTKKEYKGAEPWVSINGFQIKIDGCVGESFIRSYAVLTRSTDVSDAIQAYYGTTKKV; the protein is encoded by the coding sequence GTGATCCTTGGTCGTCGTTTCGCCGCGGGCGTGGCGGGTCTGCTCTTGGTGCTGTCGGCCCCGCCGGCGGGCGCGGATCCCGAACCGGTGACGGAACCCGGCGTCGAGGTCGCGGCCGTCGCTGCGCCGCTCGATCCGGCGGATCCCGCTGCGGCGCCGGTGGATCCGGCCGTGGCGGTGGATCCGGGCGAGTTGCCTCCAGGGGAGGCCCCGCCCGTCGATGAGGCCGTGGTCGTCTCCGCGCCGCCGGCGACCTCCGAAGCCCCCGACGGCTGGACGCTGACCGTCGGCGCCACCGATGAGGTCCTGCGCCCCATCGCGCCGCTGACCACCGCGCTGTCGTCGCGCAGCTACGAGGTGGCCGGGGTGTTCAACGGAGCGGTGAGCGGCCCCGGTGATGACGGCGAGGTCCCCGAGGGCGTGCTCGAGGTCGGCTATCACGTGGGCTGCGGCATCGACATGAGTACCTCCAACGGCGTCACGCTCACCGGCAGTGTCGGCATGACGCCGTCGGTCGGTCTGCTGGGCATCGATGCGGCCGGTGTGATCGCCGACGGGATCGCGCCGGTGCTGTCGACGCCGATCAGCGGCGGCATCGCGATCGGCCTCAAGCCGGGCATCATCCACATCGTCCCGGTGACCAAGAAGGAGTACAAGGGCGCCGAACCGTGGGTGTCGATCAACGGCTTCCAGATCAAGATCGACGGCTGCGTGGGTGAATCGTTCATCCGGTCCTACGCGGTGCTGACCCGTTCGACCGATGTCTCCGATGCCATTCAGGCCTACTACGGGACGACGAAGAAGGTCTGA